AAGCTTTTTTAGAAAGAGCTCTAATTGATGGTTTTTTCTCTTTTATTAAACTCATTATTAACACAATTAAAATTTCTTTTATCTTTTTTCTTAAAGAAAAATCTGGTAGAATATTAATGACCATAGTTTTCACCTCCCGGGGTTTGGATGTTATCTCTTTCTAATCTAATTCTAACCCTGGGAGGTTTTTCTTTTCAAAAACTGATTACAGGTCAGCCTGGAATTTATATGGTACAGCTACTGTGTCTGGTACAAACGAGCTTCTCTACTTACCACTCTTCTTCTACAGCAATGCAAAAGATTTATGGCTTCCTGCCATTGGAGAAACTTATAAAGTAGTAAATAAGACAACTCTCCAGATAAAGATAAGACCTCAAGCAAAATGGAGCGATGGAAAGCCAATTACAGCGGATGATGTAGTATATACCTTTGAATTAACAAAGAGGATCGGAACAGGACCTGGTGCTGGATGGGATTCCTACATTGCAAGCATTAAGAAGGTTGATGACAAGACTGTAGAATTTGTAATTAAGACTCCAAATCCCAACTACATGTCCTTTGTAGGGTATGCCCTTGGAACAAGAATTGTTCCAAAACATGTATATGAGGAGTTAGAAAAGAAGGGAGCAAATGCAGTAAGAGAGTTTGTTAATGGAGATCCTGCAAAGCAAGTAGTTTCTGGACCATACAAATTATACTTTGCAGATGAAAATAATGTAATATATCAAAGAATAGAGAATTGGTGGGCAAAAGATATATTTGGACTTCCAAAACCAAAATATGTTGCCCATGTAATTTATAAGGATAACCCAAGTGCAAACCTTGCCTTTGAAAAAGGAGATGCAGATTGGGCAAGCACCTTTATCCCTGCAGTGTATGAACTTTGGGAAAAGAAAGGATTACCAATAAGAACTTGGTTCAAATCTAAGCCATATTACATGCCAGATGGTGTAGGATTTGTCTATATCAGTTATAAGCATAAAGCCTTGGCAGATCCAGTAGTAAGAAAAGCAGTAGCATATGCAATACCTTACGAGGAAATGTTAGATAAAGCATACTTTGGATATGGTAGCCAAGCACATCCATCTTTTGTTATTGATCTATTTGAGTCCTATAGACAATGGATAGATTATGGGTATTCTAAATATGTATGGGGTACTAAAGATGGAAGAGTTCCAACAGATTTGAAGAAGGCAAATGATTTATTAGACAAAGCAGGATATAAGAGAGGACCAGATGGAATAAGAAGAACTCCTGATGGACAGAGG
The Dictyoglomus sp. NZ13-RE01 genome window above contains:
- a CDS encoding peptide ABC transporter substrate-binding protein translates to MSGTNELLYLPLFFYSNAKDLWLPAIGETYKVVNKTTLQIKIRPQAKWSDGKPITADDVVYTFELTKRIGTGPGAGWDSYIASIKKVDDKTVEFVIKTPNPNYMSFVGYALGTRIVPKHVYEELEKKGANAVREFVNGDPAKQVVSGPYKLYFADENNVIYQRIENWWAKDIFGLPKPKYVAHVIYKDNPSANLAFEKGDADWASTFIPAVYELWEKKGLPIRTWFKSKPYYMPDGVGFVYISYKHKALADPVVRKAVAYAIPYEEMLDKAYFGYGSQAHPSFVIDLFESYRQWIDYGYSKYVWGTKDGRVPTDLKKANDLLDKAGYKRGPDGIRRTPDGQRLGPYTISVPYGWTDWMMMCEMIAKNLQAIGLDVKTEFPDWSVWADRMTTGNFDFIISWSTGPGFDHPWNIYRFVLDYRLTLPFGQSSWAGNWERYNNPEVMKILDEIAATLDSAKKKALYAKLQRIVQTEMPAIPAFYTAHWYEFNETKWVGWPREENPWWYPVACWSANSLPVLFGIAPKGQTPEVPKWLAPVSNGGVLIPTTDIFNALAKAKAK